One window of Deltaproteobacteria bacterium genomic DNA carries:
- a CDS encoding universal stress protein: MAGKWILVPYNFTDYDERALHYVIRTFADQKAVHVSLFHAYTPLPELDSYSHHGLGRLKATMASMWTEVREKERELKRVREDLIYNGFQENQVDCMFKPRGKNIGSELVEIARKGPYNTVVISQKPRKATRAFTRRIHDVLITELRNTEIVIIT, from the coding sequence ATGGCCGGTAAATGGATCCTCGTGCCTTATAATTTCACGGACTATGATGAAAGGGCTCTCCACTATGTCATCCGCACATTCGCGGACCAAAAGGCCGTTCACGTCTCCTTGTTTCACGCCTACACCCCTCTTCCTGAATTGGACAGCTATTCCCATCACGGCCTGGGACGCTTAAAGGCTACCATGGCATCCATGTGGACCGAGGTTAGGGAGAAGGAACGGGAACTGAAACGGGTCCGGGAGGATCTGATTTACAACGGCTTTCAGGAAAATCAGGTCGATTGCATGTTTAAACCCAGGGGCAAGAATATCGGCTCGGAACTGGTGGAAATAGCCAGAAAGGGTCCATACAACACGGTGGTGATCTCCCAGAAGCCGAGGAAAGCCACCCGTGCATTTACCAGACGGATCCATGATGTTCTGATCACGGAATTGCGTAATACGGAAATCGTCATCATCACCTGA
- a CDS encoding phosphodiester glycosidase family protein, whose protein sequence is MRKSKRILYISVGWLTGAVFLFTPLTPHAWEVLAPGLLIGEFDPAEKSPVPGDSIVVLRIDPEKYELKLLSTSEQGGKPRTARQWAEDFGLSAVINASMYQEDHKTSTGYMKNFGHINNGQINSKFGAFLVFHPRSPGIPPVQIIDRYHQGWKDIIQQYDTVIQNYRMISLKGDNVWDPSNEMYSAACVGMDQEGHVLFIHSRASFSVHDLNRILLGLPIHIKNAMYVEGGKEAALYVNMDGKARAWVGSYEIDVTEHTPSRGGPEIPNVIGIVKRK, encoded by the coding sequence ATGCGAAAATCCAAAAGGATCTTATATATATCCGTTGGTTGGCTGACAGGAGCTGTTTTCCTGTTTACCCCGTTAACCCCCCATGCCTGGGAAGTCCTGGCACCGGGTCTTTTGATAGGAGAGTTTGACCCCGCAGAAAAATCTCCGGTCCCCGGCGATTCCATTGTGGTCCTGAGAATCGATCCGGAAAAATATGAATTGAAACTCCTTTCGACGTCGGAACAGGGCGGCAAGCCCCGGACAGCCCGGCAGTGGGCCGAGGACTTTGGCCTGTCGGCTGTGATCAACGCAAGCATGTATCAGGAGGACCATAAGACCAGTACCGGGTACATGAAAAATTTCGGCCATATCAATAACGGGCAGATAAATTCCAAATTCGGCGCCTTCCTGGTCTTTCATCCCCGTAGTCCCGGAATCCCCCCGGTGCAAATTATTGATCGCTACCATCAGGGGTGGAAGGACATCATCCAACAGTATGATACGGTGATTCAGAATTACCGGATGATCAGCCTCAAGGGAGACAATGTCTGGGACCCATCCAATGAGATGTACAGCGCCGCCTGCGTGGGGATGGACCAGGAGGGACACGTCCTCTTTATTCATTCCCGCGCCTCCTTTTCCGTCCATGACCTGAACCGGATCCTCCTTGGACTCCCTATCCATATCAAGAATGCCATGTATGTGGAAGGAGGGAAGGAAGCGGCCCTTTATGTGAACATGGATGGGAAAGCCCGCGCTTGGGTGGGGAGTTATGAAATCGATGTGACCGAACACACCCCAAGCCGGGGCGGTCCTGAGATTCCGAACGTGATCGGCATAGTGAAGCGCAAATAG
- a CDS encoding FadR family transcriptional regulator → MLKRLQHKRLSDEIADQFIELIKNGTLKPGDALPPEREMAGSLGVSAPPLREGLKILETLGFVDIQPRSKIVVKSVAASALHDPIAKTIEGDLGMVIQLLEVRKILESWAVAKASEMATDSDIASLERACQEMEADFENNRLGVNADASFHLGIFHAAQNTILSHIGFTLFDLLWRSQKLIRETMFMEEENKRRLLQQHSQILHAIKARDPQKARDAIVAHLDFAQKKIIELTAST, encoded by the coding sequence CAAGAACGGTACGCTCAAACCGGGCGACGCACTCCCCCCTGAACGGGAGATGGCCGGCAGTCTGGGCGTGAGCGCCCCGCCGTTACGGGAAGGACTCAAGATCCTTGAGACCCTCGGTTTTGTCGACATCCAGCCCCGCAGCAAGATCGTTGTCAAATCGGTTGCCGCCTCGGCCCTTCATGACCCGATCGCAAAGACCATAGAGGGCGACCTGGGGATGGTGATTCAGCTCCTGGAAGTCCGTAAGATACTGGAATCGTGGGCCGTGGCCAAGGCAAGCGAAATGGCCACGGACAGCGATATTGCGTCTTTGGAAAGGGCCTGCCAGGAAATGGAAGCGGACTTTGAAAACAATCGGTTGGGGGTCAATGCGGACGCAAGCTTCCATTTAGGGATATTTCATGCGGCCCAGAACACCATATTGTCCCACATCGGGTTCACCCTGTTCGACCTCCTGTGGCGATCCCAGAAACTCATCAGGGAAACCATGTTTATGGAGGAGGAAAACAAGCGCCGCCTGCTGCAGCAGCATTCCCAAATCCTGCACGCAATCAAGGCGCGGGACCCGCAAAAGGCCCGCGATGCCATTGTGGCCCACCTGGATTTTGCCCAAAAAAAGATCATAGAGCTGACCGCTTCAACGTAA